In the Nicotiana tabacum cultivar K326 chromosome 16, ASM71507v2, whole genome shotgun sequence genome, one interval contains:
- the LOC107779637 gene encoding ABC transporter G family member 21 — protein sequence MLPHDQENNINGGSSNVLVRTRMDSISLQIEPTGPTSNVSPRVNDEVPDHQQQSNHAKLSVLRESLRPVTLKFEDVSYTIKLESNKGGCFSSTQQKQTRMLLQGVTGIVKPGEILAMLGPSGSGKTTLLTALSGRLPGKFSGTITYNGQQFSSSMKRKIGFVTQDDVLYPHLTVLETLTYAALLRLPNKLTNQEKIEQAELVIMELGLTRCKNSMIGGQLFRGISGGERKRVSIGQEMLVNPSLLLLDEPTSGLDSTTAQRIVATLRWLARGGRTVITTIHQPSSRLFRMFDKIIVLTEGCPIYSGKSSPVMEYFTSIGYAPGFNFMNPADFLLDLANGITPDTRHDDQHELVVKPDQSDNQSAIKQSLITSYRKNIYPSSKEDLNQSYKHSGGRSPSRSAEDQWTTSWWLQFKVLLGRGLKERKHEAYSGLRIFQVMSVSFLSGLLWWHCDTNHIMDQVGLLFFFSIFWGFFPLFNAIFAFPQERPMLIRERSSGMYRLSSYYFARTVGDLPMELVLPTIFVTVTYWMGGLKPSFLTFMLTLLIILLNVLVSQGLGLALGAILMDVKQATTLSSVLMLVFLLASGYYIQHIPIFINWLKYISFSHYCYKLLLGVQYSRNEVYQCGIGKYCEVVEFPAIKVLGIDNLVLDVVALVVMLVVYRLLAYVALRLWHQ from the exons ATGTTGCCTCATGATCAAGAGAATAACATCAATGGTGGTTCGAGTAACGTTCTCGTACGTACCCGAATGGATAGCATTTCACTTCAAATTGAACCAACTGGTCCAACAAGTAATGTTAGCCCTCGTGTAAATGATGAAGTCCCagatcatcaacaacaatcaaaccATGCTAAGTTATCAGTTCTTCGTGAATCATTACGCCCCGTGACACTTAAG TTTGAAGATGTTTCATACACAATAAAGTTGGAAAGCAACAAGGGAGGTTGTTTTTCTTCAACTCAACAAAAACAAACTCGCATGTTACTTCAAGGTGTGACAGGAATAGTTAAACCTGGTGAAATTCTAGCCATGCTTGGTCCATCTGGAAGTGGCAAAACAACTCTCCTAACAGCTTTATCAGGAAGACTACCCGGGAAATTCTCCGGTACCATAACATACAATGGACAACAATTTTCGAGCTCAATGAAACGAAAAATTGGTTTCGTTACACAAGATGATGTGCTATATCCTCATTTAACTGTCCTAGAGACACTAACATATGCTGCTTTATTAAGGTTGCCTAATAAGCTAACAAATCAAGAGAAAATAGAGCAGGCAGAGTTGGTTAtcatggaattaggattaacaaggtGCAAAAATAGTATGATTGGTGGCCAATTATTTAGAGGAATTTCAGGGGGAGAAAGAAAGAGAGTTAGTATTGGACAGGAAATGTTAGTAAATCCAAGCTTATTGTTGCTTGATGAGCCTACTTCTGGACTCGACTCGACCACGGCTCAACGTATCGTGGCAACGTTACGTTGGCTGGCTCGAGGTGGTCGGACGGTTATTACAACTATACATCAACCTTCGAGCAGGTTGTTCAGAATGTTTGACAAGATTATTGTGTTAACAGAAGGTTGTCCAATTTATAGTGGAAAAAGCAGCCCTGTTATGGAGTATTTTACATCTATTGGTTATGCTCCTGGATTCAATTTCATGAACCCTGCTGATTTTCTGCTTGATCTTGCTAATG GTATTACCCCAGACACAAGACACGATGATCAACATGAACTTGTAGTGAAGCCAGATCAATCTGATAATCAAAGTGCAATTAAGCAGTCCTTAATTACCTCTTATAGAAAGAATATCTATCCATCTTCGAAAGAGGATTTAAACCAAAGTTACAAGCACTCAGGAGGACGATCACCATCAAGAA GTGCTGAAGATCAATGGACAACAAGTTGGTGGCTGCAATTCAAGGTATTGCTTGGTAGAGGACTTAAAGAACGAAAGCATGAGGCCTACTCAGGACTAAGAATTTTCCAAGTCATGTCTGTTTCATTTCTGTCAGGACTCCTCTGGTGGCATTGTGATACTAACCATATAATGGATCAG GTGGGATtactctttttcttctcaatattCTGGGGATTTTTTCCTCTATTCAATGCCATATTTGCATTCCCACAAGAGAGGCCAATGCTTATAAGGGAGCGTTCTTCTGGCATGTATCGCCTTTCGTCTTACTACTTTGCGCGAACCGTGGGTGATTTACCAATGGAGCTAGTACTTCCAACTATTTTTGTGACAGTAACATATTGGATGGGTGGGTTAAAGCCTTCATTTCTCACTTTTATGCTAACCCTTTTGATCATCCTATTGAATGTACTAGTTTCTCAAGGACTTGGGCTAGCTCTTGGTGCAATACTAATGGATGTGAAACAAGCCACAACATTATCTTCTGTCCTAATGCTTGTGTTTTTACTAGCCAGTGGATACTACATTCAACACATTCCTATTTTCATTAATTGGTTGAAGTACATCTCATTCAGCCATTATTGTTACAAACTTCTACTTGGAGTTCAGTATTCAAGAAATGAGGTTTATCAGTGTGGAATTGGAAAATATTGTGAAGTAGTGGAATTTCCAGCTATTAAAGTTCTTGGCATTGATAATTTGGTGTTGGATGTGGTGGCTTTGGTTGTTATGTTGGTGGTATATAGGCTTTTGGCTTATGTTGCTTTGAGGTTGTGGCATCAATAA